One genomic segment of Strix aluco isolate bStrAlu1 chromosome 7, bStrAlu1.hap1, whole genome shotgun sequence includes these proteins:
- the LOC141926217 gene encoding solute carrier family 2, facilitated glucose transporter member 5-like, with product MAPQRAGQPGGASNEPRGHPGCLPSFLSLSSSFFHLKMGETSQAAGPGLPFSRPPPPSPRSSCSLAPTVGKGTPQPGGDITGHLTFPLLSVTLLVSFGSSMLYGYNLAVVNSPAEHIKAFYNTTWSQRYGYGLDPGPLTLLYSLTVSIFALGGLVGSLLVGVLVERYGRNGALSRSALLVLLASGFMGFSQELRSPEMVIIGRSITGLHSGICLSVVPLYLGEIAPKNLRGFLGLMPSIFICLGVFFAQVLGLPELLGEDRLWPLFLSVVAVPASLQLLLLRCFPESPRYLLIERNDVCGATKALCRFLGTPDVQGVIEEMKEEQRLLSSVEMISVWQLLRDRSVRWQTLSVVVVNAGMQLSGIDAIWFYTNTIFQNAGIPVSQIPYTTVGTGAIEVVAGLIGCFTIEKLGRRPLIITGFCAMGICLAGITVSLLLQTSLPWMRYVSVVCVIGIIAGFCMGPAGIPFLMTAELFTQSHRPAAYIMGGSLNWLCNFTIGFIFPFLQMSAGAFCYLVFCSICLLVALYVYLVIPETKNKTFMEISHIFATHRSFLSIPGHLIGMVKLDDYGALESSALEGSVSSLP from the exons ATGGCCCCTCAGCGGGCTGGGCAGCCCGGAG GCGCCTCCAATGAGCCCCGGGGGCACCCAGGCTGCCTgccctccttcctttccctctcctcctcctttttccatCTCAAAATGGGAGAGACGAGTCAGGCCGCCGGACCTGGGCTGCCTTTCTCCCggcctcctcctccctccccccgctCCAGCTGCAGCCTCGCCCCGACCGTCGGGAAAGGGACCCCGCAGCCCGGCGGGGACATCACTGGG cacctcacCTTCCCCCTGCTGTCGGTCACCCTCCTGGTGTCCTTTGGCTCCTCCATGCTCTATGGCTACAACCTGGCCGTGGTGAACTCGCCGGCTGAG cacaTAAAGGCTTTCTACAACACCACGTGGTCCCAGCGGTATGGGTATGGGCTGGACCCCGGCCCTCTGACCCTCCTCTACTCCCTGACTGTCTCCATCTTTGCCCTGGGTGGGCTGGTGGGCTCCTTGCTGGTGGGGGTGCTGGTGGAGCGGTACGGCAG GAATGGTGCGCTGAGCCGCAGTGCTCTCCTCGTCCTCCTGGCCAGCGGTTTCATGGGCTTCAGCCAGGAGCTGAGGTCCCCTGAGATGGTGATCATTGGCCGCTCCATCACAGGGCTCCACTCAG gCATCTGTCTTAGCGTGGTGCCCCTCTACCTGGGAGAAATTGCCCCCAAGAACCTGCGGGGTTTCCTGGGCCTCATGCCCAGCATCTTCATCTGCCTGGGGGTTTTCTTCGCGCAGGTCCTGGGTCTcccagagctgctgggtgag GACAGGCTCTGGCCCCTTTTCCTGTCGGTGGTGGCCgttcctgcctccctccagctcctgctgctgcgcTGCTTCCCTGAGAGCCCACGGTACCTGCTGATAGAGAGGAACGATGTCTGCGGGGCCACCAAGG CTCTGTGCCGGTTCCTGGGGACACCTGACGTGCAGGGTGTGATCGAGGAGATGAAGGAGGAGCAACGGTTGCTCTCCTCTGTGGAGATGATCTCTGTCTGGCAGCTGCTGCGGGACCGCTCCGTCCGCTGGCAAACCCTCTCGGTGGTGGTGGTGAATGCTGGCATGCAGCTCTCGGGGATCGATGCC ATCTGGTTTTACACCAACACCATCTTCCAGAATGCTGGGATCCCTGTGTCCCAGATCCCCTACACCACCGTGGGCACTGGCGCCATTGAAGTTGTTGCTGGTCTGATCGGG TGCTTCACCATTGAGAAGCTGGGCCGGCGGCCCCTCATCATCACCGGCTTCTGCGCCATGGGCATCTGCTTGGCTGGCATCACTgtctctttgctgctgcag ACCTCCCTGCCCTGGATGCGCTACGTCAGCGTCGTCTGCGTGATCGGCATCATCGCCGGCTTCTGCATGGGACCAG CTGGCATCCCCTTCCTGATGACAGCCGAGCTCTTCACGCAGTCACACCGCCCGGCCGCCTACATCATGGGGGGGTCCCTCAACTGGCTCTGCAACTTCACCATTGGCTTCATCTTCCCCTTCTTGCAG ATGTCAGCTGGTGCCTTTTGCTACTTGGTTTTCTGCAGCATCTGCCTGCTGGTGGCCCTGTACGTCTACCTCGTCATCCCTGAGACCAAGAACAAAACCTTCATGGAGATCAGCCACATCTTTGCCACTCACCGCTCCTTCCTCTCCATCCCAGGTCACCTCATTGGGATGGTGAAGCTTGATGATTATGGGGCCTTGGAGAGCAGCGCCCTGGAGGGCTCAGTCTCCAGCCTGCCCTGA